From the genome of Globicephala melas chromosome 16, mGloMel1.2, whole genome shotgun sequence, one region includes:
- the POLL gene encoding DNA polymerase lambda isoform X2, translated as MDSRGILKAFPKRKKIHTNPSSKALAKIPKREDGEEAGEWLSSVRAHVVPTGIGRARAELFEKQIVQHGGHICPAQAPGVTHIVVDEGMDCERALRLLRLPWLPPGAQLVKSAWLSSCLQERRLVDTAGFSIFIPKRYLDQAQLSKADQDSSTPPGASEAQLRTALSPSPPRTRPVSPSWRAEEVASLQAQPGSGGETSDGEETQVGAADLEALISGRYPTPLEGDGEPSPAPEGLDKWVCAQPSSQKATNYNRHITEKLEVLAKAYSVQGDKWRALGYAKAINALKSFHKPVTSYQEAFSISGIGKRMAEKIVEILESGHLRKLDHISESVPVLELFSNIWGAGTKTAQMWYHQVREAAQAFNPGLLCVACGSYRRGKATCGDVDVLVTHPDGRSHQGIFSRLLDSLRQRGFLTDDLVSQEENGQQQKYLGVCQLPGPGRRHRRLDIIVVPYSEFACALLYFTGSAHFNRSMRALAKTKGMSLSEHALSTAVVRDTQGLKVGLGQVLPTPTEKDVFRLLGLPYREPAERDW; from the exons AGTGGCTGAGCTCCGTGCGGGCGCATGTTGTACCCACTGGCATTGGGCGAGCCCGGGCAGAACTCTTTGAGAAGCAGATTGTCCAGCATGGTGGCCATATATGccctgcccaggccccagggGTCACTCACATTGTGGTGGATGAAGGCATGGACTGTGAGCGAGCCCTCCGCCTCCTTAGACTGCCCTGGCTGCCCCCAGGTGCTCAGCTGGTGAAGTCAGCCTGGCTGAGCTCGTGCCTACAGGAGAGAAGGCTCGTGGACACAGCAGGATTCAGCATCTTCATCCCCAAGAG GTACCTGGATCAAGCACAGCTCAGCAAAGCAGACCAAGACTCTTCGACTCCTCCTGGAGCTAGTGAGGCTCAGCTCAGGAcagccctctctccttcccctcctcgcACCAGACCTGTATCTccttcctggagggcagaggaAGTCGCAAGCCTCCAAGCACAG CCCGGCTCTGGTGGTGAAACCAGTGATGGGGAAGAGACCCAGGTTGGCGCAGCTGATCTGGAAGCCCTGATCAGCGGCCGCTACCCAACCCCCCTTGAGGGAGATGGTGAGCCTAGCCCAGCCCCTGAGGGCCTGGATAAGTGGGTCTGTGCACAGCCTTCGAGCCAGAAGGCGACCAACTACAACCGCCACATCACAGAGAAGCTGGAAGTGCTGGCCAAGGCCTACAGTGTTCAGGGGGACAAGTGGAGAGCCCTGGGCTATGCCAAGGCCATTAATGCCCTCAAGAGCTTCCACAAGCCTGTCACCTCCTACCAG GAGGCCTTCAGTATCTCCGGAATTGGAAAGCGGATGGCTGAAAAGATCGTAGAGATCCTGGAGAGCGGGCATCTGCGGAAGCTGGACCACATCAGTGAAAGCGTGCCTGTCTTAGAGCTCTTCTCTAACATCTGGGGAGCTGGAACCAAGACTGCCCAGATGTGGTACCATCAG GTCCGGGAAGCAGCTCAGGCCTTCAACCCTGGGCTGTTGTGCGTGGCATGTGGTTCATACCGACGGGGGAAGGCAACCTGTGGTGACGTGGATGTGCTGGTCACCCACCCGGACGGCCGGTCTCACCAGGGCATCTTCAGCCGCCTCCTGGACAGCCTCCGGCAGCGAG GGTTCCTGACGGATGACTTGGTGAGCCAGGAGGAGAACGGCCAGCAGCAGAAGTACTTGGGTGTATGCCAGCTCCCAGGGCCAGGGCGGCGGCACCGACGACTGGACATCATTGTGGTTCCCTACAGCGAGTTTGCCTGTGCCCTGCTCTATTTCACTGGCTCTGCCCACTTCAACCGCTCCATGCGGGCTCTGGCCAAGACCAAGGGCATGAGCTTGTCGGAGCATGCGCTCAGCACAGCTGTGGTCCGGGACACCCAAGGCCTCAAGGTGGGGCTTGGCCAAGTACTGCCCACCCCCACTGAGAAGGACGTCTTCAGGCTCTTAGGCCTGCCCTACCGAGAACCAGCTGAGCGGGACTGGTGA
- the POLL gene encoding DNA polymerase lambda isoform X1, translated as MDSRGILKAFPKRKKIHTNPSSKALAKIPKREDGEEAGEWLSSVRAHVVPTGIGRARAELFEKQIVQHGGHICPAQAPGVTHIVVDEGMDCERALRLLRLPWLPPGAQLVKSAWLSSCLQERRLVDTAGFSIFIPKRYLDQAQLSKADQDSSTPPGASEAQLRTALSPSPPRTRPVSPSWRAEEVASLQAQPGSGGETSDGEETQVGAADLEALISGRYPTPLEGDGEPSPAPEGLDKWVCAQPSSQKATNYNRHITEKLEVLAKAYSVQGDKWRALGYAKAINALKSFHKPVTSYQEAFSISGIGKRMAEKIVEILESGHLRKLDHISESVPVLELFSNIWGAGTKTAQMWYHQGFRNLEDIRNQASLTTQQAIGLKHYDDFLDRMPREEAAEIEQTVREAAQAFNPGLLCVACGSYRRGKATCGDVDVLVTHPDGRSHQGIFSRLLDSLRQRGFLTDDLVSQEENGQQQKYLGVCQLPGPGRRHRRLDIIVVPYSEFACALLYFTGSAHFNRSMRALAKTKGMSLSEHALSTAVVRDTQGLKVGLGQVLPTPTEKDVFRLLGLPYREPAERDW; from the exons AGTGGCTGAGCTCCGTGCGGGCGCATGTTGTACCCACTGGCATTGGGCGAGCCCGGGCAGAACTCTTTGAGAAGCAGATTGTCCAGCATGGTGGCCATATATGccctgcccaggccccagggGTCACTCACATTGTGGTGGATGAAGGCATGGACTGTGAGCGAGCCCTCCGCCTCCTTAGACTGCCCTGGCTGCCCCCAGGTGCTCAGCTGGTGAAGTCAGCCTGGCTGAGCTCGTGCCTACAGGAGAGAAGGCTCGTGGACACAGCAGGATTCAGCATCTTCATCCCCAAGAG GTACCTGGATCAAGCACAGCTCAGCAAAGCAGACCAAGACTCTTCGACTCCTCCTGGAGCTAGTGAGGCTCAGCTCAGGAcagccctctctccttcccctcctcgcACCAGACCTGTATCTccttcctggagggcagaggaAGTCGCAAGCCTCCAAGCACAG CCCGGCTCTGGTGGTGAAACCAGTGATGGGGAAGAGACCCAGGTTGGCGCAGCTGATCTGGAAGCCCTGATCAGCGGCCGCTACCCAACCCCCCTTGAGGGAGATGGTGAGCCTAGCCCAGCCCCTGAGGGCCTGGATAAGTGGGTCTGTGCACAGCCTTCGAGCCAGAAGGCGACCAACTACAACCGCCACATCACAGAGAAGCTGGAAGTGCTGGCCAAGGCCTACAGTGTTCAGGGGGACAAGTGGAGAGCCCTGGGCTATGCCAAGGCCATTAATGCCCTCAAGAGCTTCCACAAGCCTGTCACCTCCTACCAG GAGGCCTTCAGTATCTCCGGAATTGGAAAGCGGATGGCTGAAAAGATCGTAGAGATCCTGGAGAGCGGGCATCTGCGGAAGCTGGACCACATCAGTGAAAGCGTGCCTGTCTTAGAGCTCTTCTCTAACATCTGGGGAGCTGGAACCAAGACTGCCCAGATGTGGTACCATCAG GGTTTCCGGAACCTAGAAGACATCCGAAACCAGGCCTCTCTGACTACCCAGCAGGCCATTGGCCTGAAGCATTACGATGACTTCCTGGATCGCATGCCCAGGGAGGAGGCTGCAGAGATTGAGCAGACA GTCCGGGAAGCAGCTCAGGCCTTCAACCCTGGGCTGTTGTGCGTGGCATGTGGTTCATACCGACGGGGGAAGGCAACCTGTGGTGACGTGGATGTGCTGGTCACCCACCCGGACGGCCGGTCTCACCAGGGCATCTTCAGCCGCCTCCTGGACAGCCTCCGGCAGCGAG GGTTCCTGACGGATGACTTGGTGAGCCAGGAGGAGAACGGCCAGCAGCAGAAGTACTTGGGTGTATGCCAGCTCCCAGGGCCAGGGCGGCGGCACCGACGACTGGACATCATTGTGGTTCCCTACAGCGAGTTTGCCTGTGCCCTGCTCTATTTCACTGGCTCTGCCCACTTCAACCGCTCCATGCGGGCTCTGGCCAAGACCAAGGGCATGAGCTTGTCGGAGCATGCGCTCAGCACAGCTGTGGTCCGGGACACCCAAGGCCTCAAGGTGGGGCTTGGCCAAGTACTGCCCACCCCCACTGAGAAGGACGTCTTCAGGCTCTTAGGCCTGCCCTACCGAGAACCAGCTGAGCGGGACTGGTGA